A genomic region of Leptolyngbya sp. NIES-2104 contains the following coding sequences:
- the ald gene encoding alanine dehydrogenase has protein sequence MEIGVPKETKDQEFRVGLSPSSVRVLVEQGHSVFVESNAGTGSGFTDAEYTQAGALIVSHAKEVWDRELVVKVKEPLSSEYDFLQKGKLLFTYLHLAANRRLTEQLLDSGVSAIAYETVELPDRRLPLLTPMSIIAGRLSVQFGSRYLERQQGGRGVLLGGVPGVRPGRVVILGGGMVGTEAARMAIGMGAQVTILDVNVDRLSYLETIFGSRVELLYSNSSHIEELVPQADLLIGSVLIPGRKAPTLVSRDLVKQMRSGSVIVDVAVDQGGCIETLHPTSHTEPTYVDEGVVHYGVPNMPGAVPWTATQALNNSTLPYVIKLANYGMTALDRDSALAKGLNVQNHHLIHPAVQEVFPDLTSDQ, from the coding sequence ATGGAAATTGGTGTGCCCAAAGAAACAAAGGATCAAGAGTTCCGAGTGGGTCTAAGTCCAAGTAGTGTGCGGGTGTTGGTAGAGCAGGGGCATTCGGTCTTTGTCGAGTCGAATGCGGGCACGGGATCGGGGTTTACTGATGCAGAATACACACAAGCAGGAGCCTTGATCGTTTCTCACGCCAAGGAAGTCTGGGATCGCGAATTGGTCGTGAAAGTCAAAGAACCGCTCTCCTCGGAATACGATTTTCTGCAAAAAGGGAAATTGCTCTTTACCTATTTGCATCTAGCAGCGAATCGACGATTGACCGAGCAATTATTAGATTCAGGCGTGAGCGCGATCGCGTATGAAACCGTTGAACTTCCCGATCGACGTTTGCCCTTATTAACCCCGATGAGCATTATCGCCGGACGCTTATCGGTGCAGTTCGGATCGCGCTATTTAGAACGACAACAAGGCGGTCGGGGTGTCTTGCTCGGCGGTGTTCCGGGAGTTAGACCGGGGCGAGTCGTGATTCTTGGTGGCGGAATGGTCGGAACGGAAGCGGCGAGAATGGCGATCGGGATGGGTGCACAAGTGACAATTCTCGATGTGAATGTCGATCGCTTGTCGTATCTCGAAACGATTTTCGGTTCACGCGTTGAGCTACTTTACAGCAATTCCAGCCATATTGAGGAACTTGTGCCGCAGGCTGATTTACTGATTGGCTCAGTGCTGATTCCAGGGCGAAAAGCTCCGACCTTGGTATCGAGAGACTTGGTGAAACAAATGCGATCGGGTTCTGTAATCGTCGATGTCGCAGTCGATCAAGGTGGCTGTATTGAAACGCTGCATCCAACCTCTCACACAGAGCCAACTTATGTCGATGAAGGTGTCGTGCATTATGGTGTGCCCAATATGCCTGGAGCTGTTCCCTGGACGGCAACGCAAGCGTTGAATAATAGTACGCTACCGTATGTGATCAAGTTGGCAAACTATGGAATGACGGCACTCGATCGGGATTCTGCCTTAGCCAAAGGATTAAATGTGCAAAATCACCATTTGATTCATCCCGCAGTTCAAGAAGTCTTTCCCGATTTAACGTCCGATCAATGA
- a CDS encoding chlorophyll a/b-binding protein, with protein sequence MTQTQPTVTPKLENPKFGFNDYAERLNGRAAMIGFVAALIVEYVTGQGVLTWLGLI encoded by the coding sequence ATGACCCAGACTCAACCCACCGTGACTCCGAAACTGGAGAATCCGAAATTTGGCTTTAATGATTATGCCGAGCGATTGAATGGACGGGCTGCAATGATCGGTTTTGTCGCAGCGCTGATCGTGGAATATGTTACCGGACAAGGCGTACTCACCTGGCTGGGACTGATTTAA
- a CDS encoding heavy metal-responsive transcriptional regulator, producing the protein MLKIGEAAAKSGLPVKTIRYYDDIGLLAPTVERSQSGYRLFLPQVVDRLAFIKRAQSLGLSLEEVKEILAVHDRGVLPCETVKGQIQDKIAQITEQIEQLNTLRTELQSVLSQWQEPAPEFVETTICPNLEAKRSF; encoded by the coding sequence ATGCTGAAAATCGGTGAAGCTGCTGCGAAAAGCGGTTTACCTGTTAAAACGATTCGCTATTACGACGATATTGGATTGCTTGCGCCGACCGTCGAGCGATCGCAGTCTGGATATCGGTTATTTCTGCCGCAGGTTGTCGATCGATTGGCATTCATCAAACGAGCGCAGTCACTAGGACTGAGTTTAGAAGAAGTGAAAGAAATTCTGGCAGTACACGATCGAGGGGTGTTGCCTTGTGAAACCGTGAAAGGGCAGATTCAAGACAAAATCGCTCAAATCACGGAACAGATCGAACAGTTGAATACGCTCCGAACGGAATTACAATCGGTTCTGTCGCAGTGGCAAGAACCCGCACCAGAATTCGTCGAAACTACGATTTGTCCGAATTTGGAAGCCAAGAGATCGTTCTAG
- a CDS encoding DUF3611 family protein, whose amino-acid sequence MQPHTPLPATEDDSLVHKLGQIGRILRLIGWSGIVTQLGLGIAAGVLLLFAIAGRNFNNAISSQENNTAGTTPGLGIATFWAVCAIAVLLYTAFLAFRQLLFARRLRHANHDRHPKKSDVIQVLKLGILAGFIGMAFSILGGGSALGVLLSKSISQPQGVAIYDPTRIIRPLDVFLAMANMITMTAHFLGTIASVATVNWLHRQ is encoded by the coding sequence ATGCAACCTCATACACCACTTCCCGCCACTGAAGATGATTCTCTTGTTCATAAATTAGGACAGATTGGACGGATTTTGCGTCTGATTGGATGGTCGGGGATCGTGACTCAGCTTGGACTCGGAATTGCCGCAGGAGTTCTACTACTGTTCGCGATCGCGGGACGCAATTTTAACAACGCGATTAGTTCTCAAGAAAATAATACCGCTGGCACGACTCCTGGACTTGGAATTGCTACGTTTTGGGCAGTGTGCGCGATCGCGGTTTTACTGTACACGGCGTTTCTGGCATTTCGTCAATTGCTGTTTGCTCGTCGGTTGCGTCATGCAAATCACGATCGACATCCGAAAAAAAGCGACGTGATTCAAGTCTTAAAACTTGGCATTTTGGCAGGTTTTATCGGTATGGCGTTTTCTATTTTGGGTGGCGGTTCAGCATTGGGGGTGTTGTTATCAAAATCGATTTCACAACCGCAAGGAGTCGCCATTTATGATCCGACTCGAATTATTCGCCCACTCGATGTGTTTCTGGCAATGGCGAACATGATCACGATGACGGCGCATTTTCTCGGAACGATCGCATCGGTGGCAACGGTGAATTGGTTACATCGTCAGTAA
- a CDS encoding DegT/DnrJ/EryC1/StrS aminotransferase family protein, with product MQSISPSVPFVDLAPLHQPIQAQIEQAIHGVLQRGDYVMGQSVKDFEQAFSKACGVAHGVGVACGTDAIALGLQACGIGHGDEVILPANTFVATLIGVLRCGATPILVDCDPKTALIDLAAAERAITPRTRAIVPVHLYGQMVSPCLLRDLAHTYELIIFEDAAQAHLAEREGIRAGSIGLAAAFSFYPSKNLGALGDGGMVVTKDEAIATKLRTLRNYGAPRKYFHTDFGTNSRLDSIQAAILNVKLPHLHSWNRDRAQIAEQYNALLKPLQSRGLVPIFNQSGKGHVYHLYVMRVLKSGVIDREMLQERLEAQGIQTGIHYPLPCHLQPAFRNLGYRAGAFPIAESLCDEIISLPMYPGLTEAQVIQVVGAIEESLATPVTVELPV from the coding sequence ATGCAGAGCATCTCTCCTAGCGTTCCATTCGTTGATCTCGCTCCTCTTCACCAACCGATTCAGGCTCAGATCGAGCAGGCGATCCACGGTGTGCTTCAGCGCGGGGATTATGTGATGGGGCAGTCAGTGAAGGACTTCGAGCAGGCATTTTCTAAAGCTTGTGGAGTCGCGCATGGGGTTGGGGTCGCTTGTGGAACGGATGCGATCGCACTCGGTTTACAAGCTTGCGGAATTGGTCACGGCGATGAGGTGATTCTCCCTGCGAATACGTTTGTCGCAACCCTGATCGGGGTTTTGCGCTGTGGCGCGACACCGATTTTAGTTGATTGCGATCCAAAGACTGCTTTGATCGATTTAGCAGCAGCAGAACGGGCGATTACACCCCGAACAAGAGCGATCGTACCTGTGCATCTTTACGGGCAAATGGTTTCTCCCTGTTTGCTCAGAGATTTAGCGCACACTTACGAATTGATTATTTTTGAAGATGCTGCACAAGCGCATTTAGCAGAACGTGAAGGGATTCGGGCAGGCTCGATCGGGCTAGCGGCTGCATTTAGTTTCTATCCGAGTAAGAACCTAGGCGCGTTAGGCGATGGCGGCATGGTCGTCACAAAAGACGAAGCGATCGCAACAAAATTACGCACGTTAAGAAACTACGGTGCACCCCGCAAATATTTTCATACCGACTTCGGAACCAATAGCCGACTCGACTCGATTCAAGCGGCGATTTTGAATGTGAAACTACCACATCTTCACAGTTGGAATCGCGATCGTGCTCAAATTGCCGAACAATACAACGCCCTTCTAAAACCGTTGCAGTCACGTGGATTAGTCCCAATTTTTAATCAAAGCGGAAAAGGTCATGTTTATCACCTGTATGTGATGCGGGTGCTGAAATCAGGAGTGATCGATCGAGAAATGCTACAAGAACGCCTCGAAGCTCAAGGCATTCAGACGGGAATTCACTATCCGTTACCGTGTCACTTGCAGCCCGCGTTTAGAAATTTGGGCTATCGAGCAGGCGCTTTTCCGATCGCTGAAAGTCTGTGTGACGAGATCATTTCGCTGCCGATGTATCCCGGTTTGACTGAAGCGCAAGTGATTCAAGTCGTTGGCGCGATCGAAGAAAGTCTCGCAACTCCCGTTACTGTCGAACTCCCGGTGTAA
- the crtB gene encoding cyanoexosortase B, translated as MQIRRFSFLDRHWSDLVLLGLLAILYVPLLIHWYDGWIRKSISIEHEYFSHGIIGLPFAANIAWYNRKRWTRLSDTVGSARFVSLGLILLAGVFYLSGLPDPVNLSLPILLTAICLWLKGLPGLKLQSFPLLLVFLATPNEIPYLLAPYTMPLQSFIAGTAGFILNQIGMDVTVQNIYLSVNNRRVEVAPYCAGLKMLFTSSYVALMILYWTNNLRSRSFSIVFLIATLFISVTANVIRNTLLTFFHGTGQDSAFHLLHDGWGGDVYSAAMLGLLIVLSNQMEKFFAPSSPQS; from the coding sequence ATGCAAATTCGGCGTTTTTCATTTCTCGATCGACATTGGAGCGATCTGGTTCTCCTGGGATTACTGGCAATCTTATATGTTCCGTTGCTGATTCATTGGTACGACGGCTGGATCAGAAAATCGATCAGCATTGAACATGAATATTTTAGTCACGGCATCATTGGTTTACCTTTCGCAGCAAATATCGCTTGGTACAACCGGAAACGCTGGACTCGACTTTCAGACACGGTTGGATCAGCCAGATTTGTAAGTCTTGGATTGATTCTGCTTGCAGGAGTGTTTTATCTCAGCGGACTGCCTGATCCGGTCAATCTTTCATTGCCGATTTTATTGACCGCAATCTGTCTCTGGCTTAAAGGATTACCCGGATTGAAGCTGCAATCCTTTCCTCTATTGCTCGTCTTCTTGGCAACCCCGAACGAAATCCCATACTTGCTTGCACCATATACAATGCCGCTTCAAAGTTTTATTGCGGGGACAGCAGGCTTTATTTTGAATCAGATCGGCATGGATGTCACGGTTCAGAACATTTACTTATCTGTCAACAATCGCCGAGTCGAAGTGGCTCCCTATTGTGCTGGCTTGAAAATGCTTTTCACCAGTTCGTACGTGGCATTGATGATTCTGTATTGGACAAACAATTTACGATCGCGTTCTTTCTCGATCGTTTTTCTCATCGCCACTCTCTTCATCAGCGTCACTGCAAACGTTATTCGCAATACGCTTCTCACTTTCTTCCACGGTACGGGTCAAGATTCAGCATTCCACTTACTTCATGATGGCTGGGGTGGCGATGTCTAC